GTTCATAAGCTACctaatctgtggtattttgttatagtagcctgaaTAGACTAAGACAGCACTAATACTTTTTTTGTCAATTCCTTAGgatttctacatataagatcatgtcatctgaaaatagaaatagttttacttcttcctttttagtCTGGATGACTTTATTTTCCCTTACTTGCCTAATTACCCTGCTAGAGCCTCCAGTACAATACTGAAGAGAAGCGGTAAAGATATTTTAATGCAGAAATTTTCAGCCTTTCTTTCACCTTTAAGTAATGTTAGTTGTTGGTTTTTCATACATGCCCTTTTCAGGTTGTGGAAATGCCCTTTTATTCCTAGTGTGTTGAGTGATtgtatcatgaaagggtgttggattttgtcaagtgaTTTTTCCATatgattgtgttttttttcctatattctaTTAATATGTCATATTGCATTGATTTATGATTAAACTAACCTAACATTCCTGGGCAAATCTCACTTAagcatggtgtataatcctttgtatatgttgctggattcacttacttagtattttgctgaggatttttgcatctatgtttataagtgatatttgtctatagttttcttttatgatgttttgtctggttttggttttcatGGTAATACTGGTCTCATGGGATGAGGTAGAAAGTGTTTCTATTTTCTTAGAAGAGGTTAtaaagaattggtattaattctttaaatatttggtaaaattcaccagtgaagccatatggtctTAGGGTTTTCTTTGTGCAAAGTTTTTTGAATATGAATTCAATCTCTTTATTTCTGATAGTTCTATTCAAATATCTGTTTCCTCTTGAGTTAGTTTCAGgagtttgtgtgtttctaggtGTTGTGAACACCTGTATAAACAGAGTAGACCCTTACCCAAAGTTTGGTTCAGACCGGTGACACCACAAACACCCCAAGAGTATATGAAAAGATTTATTACTCACATAATGAGGCTTTCTGTGGAGAGCAGGGCAGGCCTCCCAACCTGGTCTGAAAATGGCTTAAGAGAGCAGGGAAAGGAAACTGACTTGCAGTTTTTATGATGgttaacaaatgatgctgggatgAGGGTTCCCACCTGGGGGAGAGGGGCCCTTGTATAGTTCAATCATCTCATCAGTGGTAAATGAAAGAACCTGGGCTTTCTTCTCAGCTTGCTCAGATGTGggacagaggggaagagagaggagtaaGGCTTAAAAgactaggaatttgtccattttatcaaagtttctaatttgttggcatacaattgtttATGGTATTCTtatagtcctttttatttttgtaagtttcatagtacttttcccttttttttttttgcggtacgcgggcctctcaatgttgtggcctctcccgttgcagagcacaggctccggatgcgcaggctcagcggccatggctcacgggcccagccaccccgcggcatgcgggatcttcccggatcggggaacgaaccggcgtcccctacatcggcaggcggactctcaaccactgcgccaccagggaagccccatccttttAAGCTTTTTGTTTAGGCTATTGCTTGCCCCAACTGCTCTACTGCCTCATGCAGCCACAAAAATAATCAGTTGCCTCTGCTTTCAACGGGGCTTTTCACACTTGGCAGTTTCCAATTAGGTCAAGTAAAGATACCTTTGCAAGGGGGGCCTTCAGGGCCTGACAGGTCAAATAATTACAGTTCTCTGGGTATTTGGCTTTGAAACAACTCCAGTCTCATTCTACCTCTTCCAGTGGCTGCCAGACTGCTGGTATTCACTATAGTTGCCAGCTGTCGGTTTTCAAGTCTTCTATGGAGCTGGAGAGGGAGATGAGAATAGGGCAAGTTACAATATCACAGTGCTCACTGTTGTTACAGAGATTCAGCTTTTCTCTTCAATAAACGTTCCTCAGACTGCGGCAAGCCTtaggttaatttccagagttctaaaCATTTTTGCCagtttctcattgcttttatggaggaaaaaattttcaaaactccTCACTCCAACATTTTTGATGATGTCTTGTTACATACTTTTTTTGAAACCTAGAATGCATTTGTTTCCAATCCCACTACCTTTTCAAACCCTGTCCAGCCATTACCTCCTAGGTGTGAGTGTGGCTTTTCTGAGGACACTGTCTCCTTGGTACTTGCTGCCTTCTTTCCGCTCCAAGTCCAAGGAGGCCGCGACAGAAAGAGAGGTGGCAAAGAGGCTTCGAATGTTTCGGAGCTGGGGCTCCTGATGACGCCATCTACAAACTCAGGGTGGCCTTCATCATTAGATGAAATAAGCAAGAGTTGGATCTATTTTTAGACTGCTGCATTCTATCCTTAAAAGAACAAACTGATAAGTTGAAAATCTCACAATTTTCCATAGTGTTTAAGCGCACAGCTACTGCAGTTAAGACTTATGAGTTCACTGCCTCCTAGCAGTGATGATAATGGTATTCATATTGTTGAGTCACTATGAAAATTAAGTGGAAAACAAAATCCTTGACAGTGTCTGGCATAAGCACTCCATATATAGTTTCTGGCACTTTCATTATCACTGGCAGAGTACCAATACCTAGTATAAATCCTGTATTGTACATCTGAGTAGAAAGGGACCTCAGAAATCCACTCATTCAATTGCATATCCAGGACAATACCTCACAATGCTgcaaatccctatcaaatgataTCTAGCATACGTTTTAATATTTCCAAGGACAGGGAGTTGACCATCTCAAAGGCAACTCATTGCATTGCCGCATCACTCTCGTCGTTAGAAAGCTCTTTCTTCTACTGAGCCCCAAATCTTTCTCCCCCTTTTCCCCTGAACACCTCAAAATAAAGCTATTATCTTTTCAGTGTGACAATTCTTCCACTATCTGAAGGCTTCTCAGAAGCATTCTAACTTCTTTCTAGCTCTGGGGAAGAGGTTGGTACTTTCCACTGCTCACCAGATCTCCCCTGCCTCTAATTGCCATGGCCTGAGGTGTCCTCCTGAAATCAAGTGGGACCTGGAAGGTCTGagtggagaaaataaatttcctttcagATCACAAGAGATCTCATGATCTGTTTTCTACCTCCCTTCCCATGACAAGTGaatccctgccccagccctgccctgtgaACATTACcaatgaaatacacacacacacacacacacacacacacacgcaaacagaGAAGAGGTTCAATTTATTGATTGCTCTTTGGGAAAGGTTATATAGAACATTATTGTGGTGGAATTAAATTCTAGTTACAGATTCATAAAACGTTGCTTTCAACCCAATTAGCTTTTATGAGACTATCAAATCCCCTATCATCCTCAGAGACAGCAGAGGACCCCAGTCATTGTCTTcataaatttgttgttttaaatgatTAAAGCAGACATAATACATAATGCAGTTGATATTAAATACATTGAGAATGACAAATCAGTAGAACTACTTTCACTCTTCAGCATTAACTGGTCATTTATAAATGTTCTgtacatacattttttatttcagattttctcCTTAAAGGAACTTGTGAACTGTTCATTATTATCTGCTATTTGTTTGTATACACACAttttaattcttccaaaataACATTTAAGATCTTTCTTAAATTGCCTCAGAAATGTTAACCTTTAAGgaacattcaattaaaaaaataaaagctcaggTCTTGACTCTGTAACACACGTTCAGATGTGTCAAGATTTTGTTTCCCTCTGATAAAAGCCTCCAACAATATACAATGCGCCAGCCTCTTCTTTTGCTCAACTCAGAGGAAGtcatataaaggagaaaaaaaacatgcTTGAAATCACAGTGACCAAAGGATTTGagttaataattacattaaataaccATAACTTTTTGATTAACTATTCACATTCCACACAGTGGAAATTATCCTTTCCTCCAGATTTTTCACTTACATTTTTAACTTTgcagaactacaataacaaaaaacaacttaCAGACTTGCaggatgtgtttttctcttttaatgccAAGCACAAAGTGTAcatcataaaattcatatttggTGTTTGGCATTATTTTAATAGGAAAGATCTAGATCACAAATATCTTGCCATAAAAAATTCTACTATAGTAATGAAAAAAACATATCATTACATCATCGGTGACTCCAATACAATATGTGACAGATACGGCAcgttcaataaatgttggaagACACGCGGGACTTGGGCTAGTCTTAATGTAGACACAATAAGAAAAGCAGACATTTCCCTCTTTGGCTAGTGCTGTGCTTTTAGGGCAGTTATGCTGCTGATTACCCCAGTGAAGCTCATTTTGAGGAAATTCTCTTTACTTAAGCCAAATCCAACTTACATGCAAGACtgtggtacagggcttccctggtggcgcagtggctgagagtccgcctgccgatgcaggggacgcgggttcgtgctccggtccgggaagatcccacatgccgcggagcggctgggcccgtgagccatggccgctgagcctgcgcgtgcggagcctgtgctccgcaacgggagaggccgcaacagtgagaggcccgcgtaccgcaaaaaaaaaaagtaaaaaaagactGTGGTACAAGCTACTAAAAGAAGATTCCTGCTGCCAACTGAAGTCATCTCTTTTTAACAAAACTGCATGCTCGTGGCAGAGTCAGAACAAGAGAGATTCGGTGTCTGCTGGTTCTGAGCGTCCTTCCTCCTCTCTAGTGTGGTTTTATATTTTCAGctccttcccctttcttttcctctcccccaccctcaaAATTCTAGCTTAGCATTTGCATGCTTAATTAAATCCATTCTGCGTTTTATTGTTGGGAGGACGTGGACGATACAAGGATTTAGGGCAGGGGCATACGGTGTATGTGACATGCACAGACGATGTGTTTGCACAAATTCGCCTAGTGTAGAATCATCAGTAGTgaatttcaaagttttaaaattagacCCAATATTTCGGGTGTTCAAGATGACTTCTGCCTCAAAGTATGGTTCCTATTTATTTGTTAGTAGGGAAAGCACTggaccaaaacaaaaataaaataaaaacagcctCTTTAGTTGCATTGGTTCTTTGAATGCTGGAGCCTTCATGGGCAACTGAAACACAAGTCTATGGTGTTTGTTTCCCATGTTACACATGACTTGGCTGGTGAGACTGAGAGGATGCAAGGCAAGAATCGtatcgggggtgggggggtttaCATATAAAACCTCAGGCTTGAAGAGAGCAAGTTGTCCAAATCCAAAATGCAGGAAGGTTCACCCACCCTGTGCTTTGGCCATCAGATAAATACTAAATACGCATTGCAAATAACCTAAGTTTAATCAGGGAACAGTAGTTTCCAAATGGTTACAATGTTACATAAATCCTACCAGCTGTAGGACAGCTAATGCACACAAACACTCTCATTTCTTAACTGGGGGTTCCCATTAGACCCTTCAAGGGCAAAGGAAGAAGGGCTGGTGTATCCCTTACATGTCCTCCCTGACTTTTGACTACTCCTTAGCCAGAGGcaatctccttcctttccttactCTCCTCTGCTCTCCAGCTCAATCTCTTATAGATGGCtaaaacaaaaagaccccaaatatacTTCTTTCTAGAAAGGAGCAGGCCTAAACGCTCTTATCTTAGCCTGGTCCTTCACTGTCAGGTACATTCGGCAGAGGCAGAATCTTTACAATACAGGGTTGTGGCTCTCAGAAACATGACACAGGAATAAGGAATTGGGAAAGAGGTGATTATACCCCAGCCTAAAGGAAAGATAATAAGACCTTCTGCTTAtaaggtttttgtctttttcctattcctgtgggggggggggtttctgAACTACATCTTTTGTCCATCTGAGGGGCCAAGCAGGAGGGGATGTTTTGGTTTTGCTCACTCACTTGGTTCTGAAAATAGGAGTGgtcaatatttatgttttaagttTGGTATTGGGTTACAGCTAATTTCCACAGTCACAGTGACTCACAAAGTTAATGATCTTGGGGGGGCAATTTCATTTCTCCTCTGTTTCCTTGGGTTCTTTAAATACCAGGAAAAAACTTGCTAAAGCATGGGTCTCACCATGTTTGGGGGTTGGCCTTTCCAGGCTCTGCACACCTCCCTCCTGAATTTTGCTGGGCCAACTGGTCCTCACCTGCGATCTCTCCCTTCTCTCAATCCTCTAACCTTCCTGCCCTACCAGCCTCCCCCAGAGTCTGAAAGGTCTTCCCCAAATAGGGAACATTTGCATCTGTGGTCAAGTGAGTTACTTTAGAGCCTCTGGCAGGTAGGGGATTAGACGGAAATAGTCACTGAGATCCTAAGAAGGGATGGACTGTgacagggaagaggaagggggaaaGCAAGCACAGGTTGAAATATCCTAAGGCCAAGGCAGCACTAAAACAGATCTCTTGCCCTCAGAGTAGCCTCTTCCATTAACATTCATTCTGAAGGGAGGTTCTGGTCCCCAGGAGGGCACATGGAAGACCAAGGCAGAACCCTGCCCCTCCAAATGTGCCTCAGGTGGTGTGGGCTTTCCGTACCATCCCGCATGGAAGCAGATACGTTTACATAATAGGAAGTACCCTCTAGCAGAGACTGTGTTTCCTCTGGTGTCTGCAAACACCCACAGGGACCCATGCACACTCATGCACACAAACTACACACTAGCAGGCTCCTGGCAGAAGGCAGCTGGTGGTTCTTCTTGCCTCTAGATTTAAGCCAAGTAAGAATCAGGTTGATTTAGGTCTGGTTCTGGGCCCGCCTGGGGGCTTGCACCCCAAGGACAGGCTGGGTAGGCCCGGCTTAATCCAAATCGATGGATATGCAACGACACTGCTTGACACGAGTGACCCTCTTCTTCTTGGTGGGTGGCTGTAGTTCGGGGCAGTTGAGCGTGACCATCATGGTGGTGAACTTCTTGGGCTTGCAGAAGGAACAAGACTGAAAAGAGCCCTCCTCCTTCCGGATGTGCCTGGGGATATAGAAGGAGTTGCACTGGCCGTAGCAGAAACGGTTGATGATGGTGCGGCTGTTGCAGCCCTCCTCGTGGATGGTCTGCTTCAGCGGCTGGGTTTTGCACCAGTCTCGCTTCAGGTATTTGCGCTCCGTCACATGCAGGGCCTCCTGGCTGGACTCCAGCACTTCCTCCCCGGGCACGGTAGTGCCCcgcccctggccccgcccccggttcctggagccaggctgctggggagaCTGAGTCTGCTCCGAGTCATTGTGCTGGGCCTTGTCTGGCGGGGGGATGGCCCCTTGGGACCCCTTCTTTTTCCCTTCAGCAGCCGGCAGCAGGGTCCCCAAGAGGAGAAGCAGGGCTCCCACAGTGTAGGCCGTACGGCTCATGCTAAAGGggggagacacagagaggagagacatgaaaaatggaaaagataattaatgaaaacattcataAAACAGCTAATGTTTTGTCAGGCACTTGCTAAACACTCGACGTAAACGATTTCATTGCCTCTCACGGTATCTCCGTGCATTAGGTACTGTTATTCTCGTGACCCTCTGGGCCATTAAGCCATGAAGTAGCTTGCCCAGGGTCAGCCAGCGAATAAGCCAAGATGTGAGCTCTGTCACTTGTCCTCCCAGGGGAATTGCTTCCTGGCTTCTGACACCAACTACGTTTGACTTTGTATTATGGTCCCTTAactgtattcattctttttttcttttaattgaaggatagttgatttataatgtgttaatttcaggtgtacagcacagtgatacagttatacatatatatatttattctttttcagattcttttccattataggttattacaagatactgaatacagttagggtccttgttgtttattttatatatagttattcATTCTTGCACTTGACAATATTTGGTTAAGTTCCTGCTACGTAAACAGATGAATTAGCCTCGCCAGCCAGAGGGCTCATCTGACAGGAAAGGGTCTCACTATTTCTCCCTGACTGGCCTGAGCCCTTCCTGAGTTCGCTTCGTTGGATGCTTATGAGATGTTCAGTGTTATCAGGCATCGGAAGGAGATGTGTGGAGGCCAGAAAGAGGAAGAATCCTTCACAGGAAGAGCACTAGACGAAAAGTCAAGACTCAGCTTCTAGTCGAAGTCCTAGGATAACAGCTTGCTTTCTGACCTAGAGAAAATTTCACTTTACCTTTTAATAAATGACTTTATTTAAGCAAAGATACAAACACCTCATATCCCCAGATATGTTGTTCAGATCAAAATTGAtgtaaaactgaaagcaattAGAAAACTAACTAAATATGGTGGTACTGCAGACAGAACAAATTACTTTACCAGAAAGATCACGTAATTCATAAGATTCCTGGATCactcattctcatttttaaactGGGCACAGATATTCATTATATCATTCTTAATACCACGATACACATtgttctacttttatttatttattttaattaatttatttatttatttttggctgtgttggatctttgtttctgtgcgagggctttctccagttgcggcgatcgggggccactcttcatcgcagtgcgcgggcctctcactatcacggcctctcccgttgcggagcacaggctccagacgcgcaggctcagtcgttgtggctcacgggcccagccgctccacggcatgtgggaacttcccagaccggggcacgaacccgtgtcccctgcatcggcaggcggactctcaaccactgcgccaccagggaagcccatctacttttaaaataatgaagtacGTCcttcacatatgtgtgtgtgtgtatatagaatTTAGAAGGTAGAAAATGGACACAAGAGAACAGGTATGTGCAAATATTTACATTAGTAAGTGCCACAGACATGTTGAATAAGTTAATGATAATGAATTATTGTGGATGGGTCTGGAGTTAGATATGGGTCAGTAGGAGCAATGGCATATGaacaatggcaaaaaaaaatgaaataaggggAGTGGAGGCAAAGGGAAAACTGACAAAAAACTCGgaaagttggggcttccctggtggcgcagtggttgagagtccgcctgccgatgcagggaacatgggttcgtgccctgatccgggaagatcccacatgccgtggagcggctaggcccgtgagccatggccgctaagcctgcgcgtccggagcctgtgctccgcaacgggagaggccacaacagtgagaggcccgcgtacagcaaaaaaaaaaaaaaaaaaaaaaagagggtgcaAGAGAGAAGCATCAGAGTCTTAAGATTCTCCtgggacagtggttctcaaacctgagTGTGTAATCACCTggggatattgttaaaatgcagatatcATTCGGTAGGTCTGCCTTTCTAATAAGCTTTGAGCTGCAACACCTGTGGCACCTGCAGCCGTGGGGCacagagggagctgtgaaaatGTGGAGGGATTTTCTTCTCCATGAGCACAGTTTCAaattcccagcctccctcctcaggCCATCACACCAAGTCTGACCTGAATCCAGAGGTTTCCCCTGTCTTCCACGTCCACCACAGTTCTGAACCCGAGGACACAGCTGTGAAGTACCCACGTCCCTGCTCTCTTCTGTCCACCAGTGTGACACATGATAACCACTAAATGCAATTTAACAGTCACCTCACCGTGGCCCCCAAGGAGCTATCCAAGTTGGTATTAGTAGCTGGAGCAGTTACTTTTCAAAGACAAAGGCAGGGTGGAATCTGCATTCTCTAAAGGGCAGCCCCTGTAAGTAAATACCATGCAACCCTAAGGATAATGTCCAATTaagataattaaatattaaattcaaaCTATTCTTAAATGGCACCATCTTTTAGACATTAACCTAGTACTTTTGGGCAAGTTCAAGTTTGGAGCTGATAATGTGACATTTAGCTCCTGCTCTGACTCCCTGGCTTTGGTCAGTTTATGTTACagcatttttgttctttaaacagAGCATTTTTTGcctcaacaacagcaacaaattaATTTCCTTGTTTTGTCTTTAAAACACCACTTATAAAACAGTGCTGATTTTCTCCAGAGAGTAGGACAACTTGAGCCATGACGGACCAGTCTCCTGGGCAAATATCTTGTGAATTCAAGAAGCTTTCAcaagtttctgtttttattcaatTCCAGGCCACGATCTAAATTAAAATTCACTCTCTGCCCATTTCCAAGAGGAACACATAAGACAGCCCTAGGCCACCACCCACCATCTTCCCCATCCCTCCTAAAAATGGCCTCCAGAACAATCCAAGATTTCAGAGCCAACATCACAGAGGCCAATCTGAGACTTGACTGGGAAGGTATATTGACTGCATGGGAGAGATTCAAGTCATGGGGCCAGCCATACCCACAAACATCTATccaaaaaaaagcaattttcttTCTCTACACCACTTAAGGACCTCCTTTATACTCAGCTTTCCCTATCTGGCATTTCCCATCTgtcattaaataaatatcaagTCTGAGAGTCATGAGGGCTTTTTCATCACCTCTTCCTCCATGCCTGGCAGAGTAGATGCTCTTTTGTTCAATGAATGATTGTCATGGACCACACTGACCGACAGAGTTTCTGTTCTTTGCATTTAAAATGTCTTCACACATGCTGAAGATCAGCAGAGTCTAGCCTATAGGGAGCTTCTTAatgcttctcttcctttttccaagAAAACTCCAAATACCTACTTCTTTTTACGTGGTCCCATGGAGAACACTATAGGGTTTATATTTCCAATTAAAGCCATtgtattctctcactttgtcccagcttacacttccccctccccgtgtcctcaggtccattctctacgtctgcatcttttttccagtcctgtccctaggttcttcagaaccattttttttttagagagagagacagtggcatggacatatatacactaccaaatgtaaaatagatagctagtgggaagcagccacatcgcacagggagatcagctcggtgctttgtgaccacctagggagggtgggagggagacgcaagagggaggggatatggggatatatgtatatgtatagtggtcactttgttatacagcagaaactaacacaccattgtaaagcaattatactccaataaagatgttaaaaaaaaaagccattgtatTCACTCTGGAAGAAACCAACAATAAAGCAGTAAATTCAAAATTAGTCAActggttttctgttttaatttggaCTGACTTCCTGTTCCTATGGGAGTGTGCAAATCCCATGAGAAAAAGGGGTCTAGAGTgacagactttttcttttttttagagtgacagacttttaaagaaaagtaaatttttctcaaaatttattaggtgtgaaaaatattatgaaatggcttttcattttcaaaaagccTACTCTTTAAATATCTTCAGCTTTTGAGTTCTTAAATCTTATAACTAGTTAtttggagagaggaaaaaaaccacttcagggggcttccctggtggcgcagtggttgggagtccgtctgccgatgcaggggacacgggtttgcgccccggtccgggaggattccacatgccgcggagcggctgggcccatgagccatggccgctgagcctgcgcgtccggagcctgtgctccccaacgggagaggccacaacagggagaggcccgcgtaccgcaaaaaaaaaaaaaaaaaaaacgttaggAATCTCAATCAACAGAGACCTCAGCTTCTTAGAGAACAGCAGTGCTCTGAAGGACTCTGCATATCCCACACAAGTAAGAGGGAGGGGGATGAGAACTAGAACCGGTTCTAGAACCAGGGCTCTGTCAAGTCACTGTGGTCAGTCACCCAACCTCCTCCACACCAAAATGATCTTGATTACTCATTAAAGGAAATAGGGCTGTTGTGTTCTTGAAATCCCAATTGTATTGCCACCAAATAATTTTCACTCTGTAAATATCACAGACATGGAGGAAACCAAGAAAATGTAAGTTCCTTAGGTATAATTCTTTTTCCCATCAACACCTAGCAAAGTGCCTCGTTATCAAAAATGAATCCAAAGGCTAATCCAGATTTAGGTCTTACGAATTATCATCCATTATCCAAACGAGAGCTGAAAACAGTTCTGGTAATTTGCATTCATGAAATGACCCACTCACATTATTAAATGAAAGCTGCATCTCATGGACCCAGAGCGCATCAGACACCCACAAAGACCTCCCTTTATTCTCCTTTGCGGACAATATTCTTTTCAGATGCTACCTCAGCTTCCCCTTAATGTATTTCTGCTTCTCCAACTAATGTGATCAAATTTTCATGATGAGTTTCTCTGCAACTGTTTCCCACCAGCAAGACCCACCCACCcctatcttttttcttcctttaccaCTGTTCTCCCCTCTAATCCATTTGTCCCAGAGGACGTAGATACTCTCAGAGCATGTCTCCTCTATCTGATGCTTTCCTTCAGGTTGCCCCAAGTTATCAACAGCGAACATCTGCACAAAAATACGCCCTATCAGCCACCCTCTGTCCTGTGCAGGTCATGGTGATTTATTCCAATCTTCGCCAGGCTGTGAGAACACAATCATGGAATTCTGGGGAATCAGAAATAAAAGTGTTACATGTAACCTGTTTCCAATATTCTCGATGTCTTTGGAAAAGTTTAGGCCAGCTCCTTTCAGCACTCTTCTTGCCGTATTTCTCATTTTCGCTAAGCAACCTGCTTGTATTCAGTTAAATGGAGTGCTGAGTGGGATAAACAGTGGGGAGACAATGACCAGCAAGCCAAATGTCTGGGGCTGATCAattcctcttgatgaattgaatTTTAGAAAGCTATTCAACAGGCATGCCATCAAATTATTCcccagtattaaaaaaataatggaagtgacagcacaggctctaagtgcaGGCCAGGTTTTAGAAGACCCTATTCCTATTTCTCAGAACTAAATCTTTGAGAAGGGCAAAGGTTGTTTTTAAATTggatctttaatttttaaaaaggcagtcaACTTTTAGAAATTGAGCAGAGAAGCTCTTAAGAATATactgcattgggcttccctggtggcgcagtggctgggaatctgcctgccaatgcaggggacacgggttcgagccctggtctgggaagatcccacatgccacggagcaacgaagcccgtgagctacaactactgagcctgcacgtctggagcctgtgctctgcaacgggagaggccgcgacagtgagaggcccgcacaccgcgatgaagagtggccgccgcttgccgcaactagagaaagccctcgcacagaaacgaagactcaacacagccataaataaataaacaaataaataaattaaaaaaataaaagaatatactgcatttatttttttgctttcagACAATTTGCACCAAAGGCAAACTAGTAGAGGATAAAGTCTCATCCTGTATGTATTGCAAGTACCCTAACTGCAACCTCCCTATTCTGAAGACCATTCAGGCTAAGTCAGGCTTGGGCCCAACATCatatagggcagggaggagacCACCTAGTAGTTAAGTATCTCAGGAGCTCTCGAGGCTCATCCGAAGATTTTTTGGTGAAGTTAATGATGGTATACAATTCTTGTGGTCAACAGGAGACAAGTTAGAAagtaataaatgttaaatgttcACTGAGCGGCACTATTGAGAGTCAGTCAAGCCATAGGTTCTATATTGTAGTGAAAGATGTGTGTTGGTCCCTGTGTGAGTGGGATTTGTGATTTCATTTCAGAACCACCTTGTGGTACACGCTGACGTCCTATAATGTTACTGCCTCTCCCAA
Above is a genomic segment from Pseudorca crassidens isolate mPseCra1 chromosome 1, mPseCra1.hap1, whole genome shotgun sequence containing:
- the GREM1 gene encoding gremlin-1 isoform X2; this translates as MPRTRCALRGSGDLVCSKSGALCPADPAPSPGGSCRGRTPRHASRAQAPKARSTDSMSRTAYTVGALLLLLGTLLPAAEGKKKGSQGAIPPPDKAQHNDSEQTQSPQQPGSRNRGRGQGRGTTVPGEEVLESSQEALHVTERKYLKRDWCKTQPLKQTIHEEGCNSRTIINRFCYGQCNSFYIPRHIRKEEGSFQSCSFCKPKKFTTMMVTLNCPELQPPTKKKRVTRVKQCRCISIDLD
- the GREM1 gene encoding gremlin-1 isoform X1, with product MSRTAYTVGALLLLLGTLLPAAEGKKKGSQGAIPPPDKAQHNDSEQTQSPQQPGSRNRGRGQGRGTTVPGEEVLESSQEALHVTERKYLKRDWCKTQPLKQTIHEEGCNSRTIINRFCYGQCNSFYIPRHIRKEEGSFQSCSFCKPKKFTTMMVTLNCPELQPPTKKKRVTRVKQCRCISIDLD